The nucleotide sequence AATTCCTTTTGGTGATCACCTTGTTCTAGCCGATCTTAGTATTGGTGTTTTTTTCTGGATTGCCATTTCAAGTATTGCTCCCGTTGGACTTCTTATGTCAGGATAtggatcaaataataaatattccTTTTTAGGTGGTCTACGGGCAGCTGCCCAATCAATTAGTTATGAAATACCATTAGCTCTATGTGTGTTATCAATATCTCTACGTGTGATTCGGTGAGACCTAAaatttctccaaattcttttctttctagaaaGAAGGGTAAAAAGATTtgattgaatatatatattttcatttttattcagCATTTAAGTTGATGAACTAAACCAGATAGTTATATGAGTGAAAGAAAACGGCTTCTAAATTTGCAGTAAAAAGGTTGAGTCTCATTTCCTATGTACAAGAATCAAATGgtgaaaaaagtaaacataagCAATAGAGATTGTTTACCCCAAGATTGGTGAATTGTCATGATAGCTTGAAGCGGGTTCAAAAGATCAACTGTATGGAGTTTTTACTGTCTATTACCATAGATGGATTTCCACAACGGGAGGTTGAAAGCAAAAATGAGTGGATGGTTAGGAAGACCAAGATACACAAAGGATTAGTAATTGAGATTATGTAAGTTATCCAAGAGGATACTTCTGTACATAAAAGGAATTCGAATTGGGGCTTTACGTTCGTAGAAATGGTCAAGAAGTACTCCCCATGATTCTGATCCAGAGTATGTTCCTATCCACTGAGTAAGTAAATAACTATCAAGAACGAAGTAATCTTTTACTTTGGTTAAAGGCCCTTTTTCTGAGAAAGGAGAAtaggaatgaaataaaataaatcgaaatagaaagaaaagaatctAATTGCAAAAGCAAAAAGGAGGGatgtcttgtttttttcttcctttttttctttttttgtttttattctttctttcctataattcaatttttatttctatttagaGAGATAAAATTTTTGTCATGATTCGTGAACTAATGGactctctaatttttttttcataattgaaAATTCGAGGTTGaaatgtatatgtgatattgctaTAAAGCGCATTTTATTTAATGATAAGGTTATtaatcaacaaagaaaaattaaaattcttaAAAGATGAGATCAATTCAGAAGCATTTATTTATTAGTTTTAAATATAGCAGACAGAATTCCATTGGTCTAATTTGGGACCTTAGGATAGATTTTGATTCTATCTGACAAACATATAAAGATAAAGAATAGGAAAGGGCccttagatttatttgtgaccTCTGAGGAGCCGTATGAGGTGAAAATCTCACGTACGGTTCTGTAATAGCGATGGGCACAGTGATGTTATCATCGACTATGATTATCTAACAGTTCAAGTACAGTTGATATAGTGGAAGCGCAGTCAAAATATGGTTTTTGGGGGTGGAATTTGTGGCGTCAACCCATCGGGTTTAtcgtttttctaatttcttctCTAGCCGAGTGTGAAAGATTACCTTTTGATTTACCAGAAGCAGAAGAAGAATTAGTAGCAGGGTATCAAACCGAATATTCAGGTATCAAATTTGGTTTATTTTACATTGCTTCATATCTGAATCTACTAGTTTCTTCATTATTTGTAACAGTTCTTTACTTGGGAGGTTGGAATCTTTCTATTCCGTACATATTTGTTCCTGAGCTATTTGGCATAAAAAAGGGGTAAAGTCTTTGGAACACTAATTGGTATCTTTATCACATTAGCCAAAACTTATTTGTTTTTGTTCATTCCTATTGCAACAAGATGGACTTTACCGAGGCTGAGAATGGACCAACTATTAAATCTTGGGTGGAAATTTCTTTTACCTATTTCTCTAGGTAATCTATTATTGACAACTTCGTCCCAACTTCTTTCACTGTAAAAGACCACAATATTCTAGATTCACGACTTGTctcaaacaagagaaagaaacaaGCATAAAATCTTTTTTATAGATATTCTAAATATGCTCCCTATGATAACTGAATTC is from Lycium ferocissimum isolate CSIRO_LF1 unplaced genomic scaffold, AGI_CSIRO_Lferr_CH_V1 ctg29734, whole genome shotgun sequence and encodes:
- the LOC132043870 gene encoding LOW QUALITY PROTEIN: NAD(P)H-quinone oxidoreductase subunit 1, chloroplastic-like (The sequence of the model RefSeq protein was modified relative to this genomic sequence to represent the inferred CDS: inserted 2 bases in 1 codon), whose protein sequence is LSNSSSTVDIVEAQSKYGFWGWNLWRQPIGFIVFLISSLAECERLPFDLPEAEEELVAGYQTEYSGIKFGLFYIASYLNLLVSSLFVTVLYLGGWNLSIPYIFVPELFGIKKXGKVFGTLIGIFITLAKTYLFLFIPIATRWTLPRLRMDQLLNLGWKFLLPISLGNLLLTTSSQLLSL